A window from Lampris incognitus isolate fLamInc1 chromosome 5, fLamInc1.hap2, whole genome shotgun sequence encodes these proteins:
- the gpm6ab gene encoding glycoprotein M6Ab: protein MAFQRSLEPGKRVKIHRYKTPVATGAIIEEEVQKKLLPHRFDPEEPASHGEVDRGDGECVQDLREALCTRPVLVTPEFSKDMTDQTDTSEVGIGAVLAPGCKECCERCVGSLPWASLIATILLYMGVALFCGCGHEALTGTVTILQNYFELLRAPGAVLDVFTIIDILKYIIYGLAGGFFVFGVLLLVEGFFTTGAIRDLYGEFKITACGRCLTAFLMFLAYLFFLVWLGVTAFTSLPVFMYFNVWSMCQNTSLVEGANLCLDLRQFGVVTISEERKVCTGSEKFSKMCKSNELDLTFHLFVCALAGAGAAVIAMVHFLMALAANWGYLKDASRMQKYEDIKSKEEQELHDIHSTRSKERLNAYT from the exons ATGGCCTTCCAGAGAAGCCTTG AGCCAGGAAAGAGGGTAAAGATACACCGCTACAAGACTCCGGTAGCCACCGGGGCCATCATAGAGGAGGAAGTCCAGAAGAAG CTGCTTCCCCACAGATTTGACCCGGAAGAACCAGCCTCTCATGGTGAAGTGGACAGAGGAGACGGCGAATGCGTCCAAGACCTAAGAGAGGCCCTATGCACCCGGCCAGTCTTGGTGACCCCCGAGTTCAGCAAAGACATGACCGATCAAACAGATACTTCAGAGGTGGGCATAGGAGCTGTCCTCG CTCCAGGTTGTAAGGAGTGTTGTGAGCGATGTGTTGGCAGTCTGCCCTGGGCCTCTCTCATCGCCACCATCCTCCTCTACATGGGGGTGGCTTTGTTCTGTGGGTGTGGCCACGAGGCTTTAACTGGCACCGTCACTATCCTTCAAAACTACTTTGAGCTGCTCAGAGCGCCCGGGGCGGTGCTGGACGTCTTCACCAT CATCGACATCCTGAAGTACATTATCTATGGACTGGCGGGTGGATTCTTTGTGTTTGGGGTGCTGTTGCTGGTTGAGGGTTTCTTTACCACCGGAGCCATAAGGGACCTCTATGGCGAGTTCAAGATCACTGCCTGTGGACGCTGTCTGACCGCCTTC CTGATGTTCTTGGCCTACCTGTTCTTCCTGGTCTGGCTGGGAGTGACAGCTTTCACCAGCCTGCCTGTCTTCATGTACTTCAACGTCTGGTCCATGTGTCAGAACACCAGCTTGGTGGAAGGAGCCAACCTCTGCCTGGACCTGCGTCAGTTCG GAGTGGTGACCATCTCTGAGGAAAGGAAAGTGTGTACCGGATCGGAGAAGTTCTCCAAGATGTGCAAATCTAATGAG CTCGACTTGACCTTCCATCTGTTCGTGTGCGCGCTGGCGGGGGCAGGAGCTGCAGTCATAGCCATG GTCCACTTCCTGATGGCGCTGGCGGCTAACTGGGGCTACCTGAAGGACGCCAGCCGGATGCAGAAATACGAAGACATCAAGTCGAAGGAGGAGCAAGAGCTGCACGACATCCACTCCACGCGCTCCAAAGAACGCCTCAACGCCTACACATAA